One Apteryx mantelli isolate bAptMan1 chromosome 2, bAptMan1.hap1, whole genome shotgun sequence genomic window, CTTGAACTGTGAGATGTAGTTTGTAAATACGAACCTTGTTATAAGGCTATAATTATTTGTGAATAAAATACAGCGTTTCGATACTAAATAAAGCAACAAAAAGGCTTGAAGTTATTCTGAGCTTGTTGACTTGAGGGTATGGTCCCCTGAAATACCTTCCTTCCCTAAGTTAGCCAGCTCATTACTACTGAAGGTCCTGAGGTTCTGTTCCCctctccttatttttcttttcttcttttatctcCATTATTTCCCATTATCCATCTCCATTACATGCTTCCATAGCTTATCTGAGGCACTCTCAGGCTCAGGAACCAACTGAAACTCATTGAAACAGCCAGGAATtatcctagaaaaaaaaaagattatatggTCCACCACCGCTTTAGAGAGATAGGGACATGGAAGTGTGATCCCTTCTGATGATGGACTGAAAAGATGGAGACTCTTCAGAGAAGAGACAGGAGATAAACGCTGAAGAACATAAAAAACAATGAATAGTGAAAAGAAAGTAAATGGGGAGTTCCTTTACTATTTCTTGCAGAAGAGCAGAACTTTCATTAAACTGAAAAGCTATAATTTAGAATACAGGCAATACTCTTTTACATCTTGCATGTTAACCTCTGTTCTACAAATTATCATGAAGCCAATTTTAACAGGGTTAAAaatgtgttgtgcatttttatacCTGAGTGTTCACACTCACAGGTAAATTAAATAGGAAAAATTATTACAAGAAGTACCAGCCGTCCTGCTTCAAGGATATTACTGTCTCACAAGGTCTGGAATAACCTCAAGCCGGGTATTATCTGACAAGGCAGTTCTTGTTTATTTAAAAGTATTTCCCATCCATGTCTATCTCATTCTCTTACTGATTTGGCTTCCACTTTAAAGGTATTCTCATCTTATATATAGCATGTATTTCTATCTATGAAATCTATAAATGCTTTTCATATATTCTGGTCATTTTAAActaccaaaatatattttaattagtaATATGgataatttattttcaattttttcagCTAGAAGCCTAaaaccagaagaagaaagaggttggaaAGAAGAGAATTGctatttttgcaaataatttgaatgaaaggagaaaaaaatctagcAAATAAACAAACTCAGAAAAATTAGTTATAAAGGGATACTTAAATTTTATTGCTGCAGGAGATGTTTCAGATATATTAATGGCCTTTATACTTTTGAAAGCACTGAATAACTGTTCTtatatttgttttagtttttttaatcAACAATCAGTGAATGATCTGTAGCTAGTCTATTAAAATTTTACATTGCCATGGACATAGCTGAGAAATGATGGGTCTTCAAGACCTTGGTACTTGTAAttcctgtttttcaaaaaaaCTTTGCAGGATTACCGTTCATTAGTTACCATTCTCTAGTATGAAAAGAGTGGACTTCAGTCgaaaacaaaatgaacatttgATGCGGAGCAGTGTTAGTGGCTAGTAACAGATCTTAATGCTGATATTTGTTATTTCAGTCCTAAAAGTAATATAGAGTATTATTCTGTGAATGCTGAGGTTAATTCTTTAATGAGCAGAAAACAACAGTTATATAAGGTGCATTAAAAATATGTCGCACATCAGAGGCACAAAAAATATGGAtttaagaaaaggggaaaaaaattgaaactgagaaaaagaaatgaaagaatacaAAAGATGATACTTTAGAGAAGAGTCATTtctcaattatttaaaaaaaaaaatcctgaagagtGACTCTGAGGATGtccctgattaaaaaaatatacaacAACCCACAAACTGTAAGAGAGACAACAATTAAAGAAAGCTGAATAAAGAATTACAAATATAATAAGATAAggcaaaatatatgcaaatgctaTCCAGCAGAAAGCTCAAGACAGCTTATAGCTATGaccaggaaaatggaaaaattcatTCAAAATTTGATAAGAGTAGTGTGAGCTTCCAGGCATTGGAATCAGAAATTTGGAATTTTGAGACTGGGATAGAAACATTTTTGAGAGATGGAAAGCATACAATAATATTTAGTATTACTATTTATCTAGTCCATCATCTGCAGTAGCTGTATGCTGAGATCCCTTAACTGTATAATCTCAAGTCAAACAGTAGTACCTGATTCTCTGCAGGCTTAAGTAAATCCTGACATGGTGGTCTAGACTCAGTGAAGTTAGCTCATAAAAGGAAAACGCACTCAGACAGGCACAATCTTCTAGAACGTCATCTTCAAGGTACTTAGTTAAACAAAGCTCAGAAGATATGCAGACTAACAAAAGACAGCTGATAAACCAGGCAGTAAGAGTCAAGCGCTAATCAGGAAAAGTGAGAGTGGAGAGCTCACTGCAGAGATTTGAAGGAAGATAGGGAGAAGACTGTACGGACAGGGACAGGAGCTGCTGTACGGACAGGgacaggagctgctgggaggtgAAATTACCAACTTGAACAAATGCTCGTCCCAAgggatgtagatttctttcaccCACCGAGGAGTTTTGCAAATGTGCCTGTTCTGTTTAGGGGCTTAGTGCATTTGACTAGAGGAAAAGGAAATACTACTGTATTTGTATTGGCAGTATTTGGGAGTGAGGACAAGGTGTTGTGTTAGAAACAAGGAAGAGTGTGCTGGGCTAGGGATGTTCTTTGAGACACTACTGCACTCCACACAAGGAATTTTCTGCTTAGAAAAATAGCTAGTATGAAGTAGCAGAATATCTCCCTGCCTTATTTGTTATATAgtgaaaaaatgttaaattagAATTACGGTTCAATGCATCTCAGTAACTAATGTGTGAAAATGTTATAGAAATGTACATATTtcagaaagaagaataaaaaaattcaaGTCAAAGTTAAGATTGAACTTAAAAGTAATCCAGATCATGGTAAATTGTAGTTTAAGTGACATACAGTCTTATCTTTGTCCTGTCATTATGATCTGCAATACAGTTTCTAATTAGAAACACTGACTAAAATACAATTTCCAGTTCATcagttttaaaattacttttaagaatttattttttcttctgtttttctctcaggGAGTTATTAATGTTTTGGGGAGCCATAACTACATTTTCATTGGGGTAACATCAATATTAAGGTCAATATTTAGATCAGTATAATGGCTTTGATTCTACAAAGAATCAGATATATTACTGTCCTTAGGAGCACCAATACCACTGTTGCTGCTACTTAGCATCTTCTTTCAAAATGTCTGCTATTCCTTATAGCCCCCAGTGGAAAATAAGCTATCCTCTGGGCCCCTTTGTTACACagaagaaacaaatgcagacaagCCGTGTGGTTCCCCACAGTTAAGATCAACGAGAAATGgaccattttaaaaataaacagttctGCATTGGATTTTCTATGGAAAAGCACCGTACATTGACCTTTGCTGAAAAAGATTCAGACCAGTAATGGCAAAAAAGGCCATTTGTTACATCTTCAAATATGGTCTGTGCAGGAAATATCATGAAATcttttatgaaaataataaaaatatctgctAAATACTGAATAATTATGCAAAACTTTGAAGATGCAAAGATCAATCACCTATTTAATAGTCCTTTGTAAAATTCCATTTGCTAAATGAATATTGTTAGACATAGGCAGAAGCAGAAACAGGAATAGAAAAGATGCTGGAGAAAAACAGTGGGACCTTTTGCCAAGTTACTTTCTCTCCTGCAGTGTGCTTTGCTGCCCCGTATTTAAAATCAGTGGGAAGTGGACATTTGCTAAAGGTGACCGAGTGAGCTATTGTTGAACTGACTTGGGATTTGGATGATGCTGTTTACTAACCCTACCAGCCTGTGTCATTGTAATGACTATTACATTTAGAGTAGTTAGAAACAGTTTAGATcatcttgtttcaatttatgtcaTCTGCTAGCATCTGTAACGTATAAAGGAGGACAGAGTATAGAGCAGGGGGGTTGATAATTTGGATAGCGTATCTCATACCAGAGTGCTCAAGCTTTCTGATCCAGCAAACTGTACAGCAAAATATTCTTAAGATCAAAAGTCATAAATCAGAATATGAGCATCATCCTGCCTTTTTACTCAGCCCCACTTCTCCAACACAGATCTCGGTCCCAAGTTGCCATGCCTTCACTCAGAGAATAGTCTCAGCACTAGGTTTCTGTTCAGTGCTGCCCACCACAGCAGTAGGTGTGGGAGCTCCAGGCCACAGTTCCACATACAAGGAAGTTCACATACATCAGCTGATATGTGGTAACTGCCTATATGCAAACCGTTTCCCCAGAGTACATGAATAGCTCTATTAATGagtttatgaaaatatttgccaCAATTACCAAAAATCTGCAGCTGCATCCAAATGATGGTAGTGTATCCTTTTGCAAAGTTAGCTCTACTTAAAACGGAGTTTGAACCTCCATTTCATACTGGAAACTAAGCAGCTCCatcttttaaaaagtatgttATTTTTGACTTTAAAAGTACATATTCATAGATTTATGCAATTTGTAATAAAATACAGCAGCATAAATTTAAATGTGTCTTTCTTagcttttgctattttttaaagCTAGTATAATTCtaaagctaaattaaaaataagttgGAACTTAGCAATAAAAGCTCTCACAAGGCAAAATAtagcaaaaataatttcagagctTCAATACAAATAGTGAAATAGTTTGATGTTATGTACTTGAGAAATCTCTcaatattgttatttattttaatttagttttttgcatttattttgagaATTAATTGTGACTGAGAATGCCTTTGTTGTTACTGAGCCATCTTTTGAGCAATCATGTGCCACCATTACCTAATGGGATCTAAGGCCAACAGTAAGAGCTGGAAGCatgcaaatggaaaaatgaaGTGAACTGATTAAACTTTAAACAGGCTATTTTATGCTTTAATGTTTCTTTGTCCTGAGTGCCATATGCTTTGGCATATTTGGTGGTTtagggggcttttttgtttttttgttttcacaggTAGAATTAGTATGTATTTGGGAACTTCTTACTCGCATAACATGTTAGTGCAACCCTCATCTGAAGTTAGGATAAGGGTCTTTTTACAGTACCAGATTTATTCAGAAGATACACCTGGCTCAGTTTTGTTGCTCTTTTATGCATAACACATACCATCTTCACACCCATAAAATTGTGATTAATATATTCAATTTTGTGTTGTATCATCTTTGTTGCAATGTGAAAATAGAAGGTTTTGTTCTAATATGCTATGCTGTTCTGCGCAATAATTATGAATTCTTTCTTACAGAGACATGTGACGCAGTCCAGTGGTAATCGAAAATTCAAGTGCACTGAATGTGGAAaagcttttaaatataaacatcaTCTAAAGGAGCACCTACGAATCCACAGTGGTAAATAAACCAAGCATTGGATTATGTAGCTAATACTGTGATTTGTACTCTTTATAACTTTGGTTTGATATCACTTGTAAGTCTAAGTTTAAAATACtagtgctttcctttttcttcctctgagacTCTGTAACTAGTGACAAAGCCTTCAGCTGACTGCAGGAAATACATAGGATAACTCAAGAGGATTTACAGCTGTGGCTTAAGATCTGATACTTACAGAAAGCTTCCCTTGTAGCAGAAGGAATGGAGGCATCTTTCCAGTCCTTTTTCACTCGTCTGTTCTTTCCCAATTGTTTGCAGAGCACTCAGCATGTTATGACTCTTGTCAGAAAATTTTAGTTGATAATAGTAAGTATGCAGCAACTGTACTTCCAACTGTGGCTGTGATTTTCATCATTCAAGACTAAATCGCATTAAGGATGTCACAACAGTATATGTTTCAATTTATAAGAAAATCTAACAGTTAAGTTTAGTCACTTAAAAGAGGTTCTCAGTTTTTCTCAACCTGAATTTACCCATTAACAGTAAGTCCAAAAACAAGGTTTTAGgccatcttttcctttcttatctGTTGCTCAGCCATGGTAGTAGCAATTAAGTATACTTCGTTTGGATGTTCTACTTCAGCAAACATCATCTTCATTTCCATAGGGCAGTGGCATCTGTGTCTGTGAGTGGAGAAGCCACAGTCAACATACTTTTCAGTCTGAAGAAAGCCAGttgttctgcctttttccttttcctccataACACAGATGCTCTGAAAAGCCAGCACTGCCTATAGGTGTAACAATTGCATAGTTGTATGCAGCTTCCTGATAGTTTAACCCAAGATTTATCTCTGAAGGCAAACATACATCTGTCTTCTGCATGTCTGGCTTCCCTTTAaactttgcttgtttttattcaGCTGGTGGTTACTATAGGAAGATATTATACTGGATATACTGTATTTGAGTTTACTGCAATAAAATATGCATAGCTTCTCATACTTTTATCATTTGCATTTATGCCATTTATATTTTTACTTTGGTTAATCATAGcctaatttctttcctttctgcagtagcttataatgcagtagtttATGCTACTTCTGGAGTTGTAGTGTTACTACTTGAATGGAGTTTAATGAAATCCACAAGTATAATACAGAGCTCATTTATATGATAGTGTAGACAGTACTGGGAAATAGAAGAATTTATCATGATTGTTGGGTCCCATCCTATATTTACTATTGGATCATGATGAAACTTAAGAAAGAATCCTAAGATCAGAGCTATAGAGGACATAATTACTCGATCTGTTCAATTCAttgtaaaggattttttttctctagagcTCTTTGAGGGGTCAATTTGATGTATTCTCTTCTAGTTACTATCACTTGATAAAATTACACTGTAACCTGGTAAACTATTTGCatatccatttctttcttttttctcttttttgtttttaggagAGAAGCCATATGAGTGCCCAAACTGCAAGAAACGTTTTTCTCATTCTGGTTCATACAGTTCACATATAAGCAGTAAGAAGTGTATTGGTTTGATGCCCGTGAATGGTCGAGCTCGGTCAGGGCTCAAGACGTCTCAGTgctcctccccttccctttccgCATCACCAGGTAGCCCAGCAAGACCACAGATACGACAAAAGATAGAAAATAAACCCTTGCAAGAGCAACTTCCTGTTAACCAAATTAAAACTGAACCTGTGGATTATGAATTCAAGCCCATAGTGGTTGCTTCAGGAATTAATTGTTCAACCCCATTGCAGAATGGGGTTTTTAGTAGTGGTAGCCCATTGCAGGCAACCAGTTCTCCTCAGGGTGTGGTGCAAGCTGTTGTTCTACCAACAGTAGGTCTGGTGTCTCCCATAAGCATCAACTTAAGTGACATTCAAAATGTACTTAAAGTGGCAGTGGATGGTAATGTAATAAGGCAAGTATTGGAAAACAATCATGCTAATCTTGCATCCAAAGAACAAGAAACAATCAGCAATGCATCTATACAACAAGCTGGCCATTCCCTCATTTCAGCTATCAGTCTTCCTTTGGTTGACCAGGATGGGACAACCAAAATTATCATCAACTACAGCTTGGAGCAGCCAAGTCAACTTCAGGTTGTTCCACAAAatctaaaaaaggaaaacccCGTTCCTACAAACAgttgcaaaaatgaaaaattaccaGAAGATCTTACAGTGAAGTCTGAGAAAGATAAGAACTTTGAAGGAGAGACCAATGATAGCACTTGTCTTCTTTGTGATGACTGTCCAGGAGATCTTAATGCACTTCAAGAATTAAAGCACTATGAACCGAAAAATCCTCCTCAGCTTCCTCAGTCCAGTGGAACAGAAGCTGAGAAGTCCGAATCCCCTATCCCATCAGACACTGGGGAGAGCAACTTATCTCCTGGTCAGCCACCTTTAAAGAACCTTTTATCGCTCCTAAAAGCATATTATGCATTAAATGCACAACCAAGCGCAGAAGAGCTTTCAAAAATAGCTGATTCAGTAAACCTACCACTAGATGTGGTAAAAAAGTGGTTTGAAAAAATGCAAGCTGGACAAATTTCTGTGCAGTCTTCTGGACCATCTTCTCCTGAACAAGTTAAATTAAGCAGTCCCGCAGATAACGATGATCAAGCAGGACCTACAAATGTGAGCGaaccccaggacagcacaagtaATTCACAAAATCCTGTCAGTATAAAATCTCAGACTTTATCAGAGGGATCAACTCAAAATGGTTCACGCAGTTGCACACCATCCCCATCGCCACTAAACCTTTCTTCATCAAGAAATTCACAGGGTTATACGTACACGGCAGAAGGTGTACAAGAAGAGCCACAAATAGAACCTCTTGACCTTTCGCTACCAAAGCAACATGGAGAATTATTGGAAAGATCTACCATAACTAGTGTTTACCAGAACAGTGTTTATTCTGTCCAAGAAGAACCTTTGAACTTAACTTGTGCAAAAAAAGAACCACAAAAGGACAACAGTATTACAGACTCTGATCCTATTGTAAATGTAATCCCACCAAGTGCCAATCCCATAAATATTGCTATACCTACAGTCACTGCCCAGTTACCTACAATTGTTGCCATTACTGACCAGAACAGTGTTCCATGCTTAAGAGCTCTCGCTGCCAATAAGCAAACCATTTTGATTCCACAGGTGGCTTATACATACTCTACTACAGTTAGTCCTGCAGTTCAAGAAACACCACCAAAACAGACTCAAGCCAATGGAAATCAGGTACTTAAGTTTCTGTGTATTCCTGGATGTTGTATTTGGCATGTTCATTCAGTATCCTTACTAAGCTAATGGAAGAATGTCAAGATTAATTAAATACAATAAACTAGCATGTTTATTTGGCTTGGTTGTTGAGTAATGGATGTTACTGCTAACTCCTCTGCAAAGCTAGTCAGCTTGAGTTCAGACTGACACAAACTATAGTTTTGTGCCTACACAGGTCAGTTCTTCACTGTATTCAGTCATTCCAAAGTGTCTTCTGGAACATTACTGCTCAGTATTTTAAAGCCAGTTCAATCCTAATCAAAAGCAAAGTAAAGCCATTGCTTTCACTTCTTGCTGGCTCCatatctcctccttttccccacatCCAGAAAATTTGGAACTTCTTGCTGTTCTCCCTGCTGTGATACTTTCTCATATTGCTTTCTGGGTTTGAAGAGTAACTGAACTCATCCCATACAATAATGACACTGTAAACAAAATTCAGATGCATTTTCAATTGGAAATAGGACAGGTATTTATCTTCTCCATTCCTGTGTCTTGTTCTGTTCCTTCCTGGGTACTTTCAGATGTGATCTGATCAGAGTTCATTCTGCTGAGAATTCCCTATGCATATCGAGGTAGGGACAGAGCAGAATATAAAAGTGACTCATGCAAAGGTGTAGTGTTTTTAACTGAAACTTAGAAATGGGCTGTTCAGCATGTTACACAGACTTCTTTATAGCTAGAGACTGAGAAGCCTTGTTATATTCAAATTTGATATGTGATAGAATTAATTCTGTGTGTTTTGATATTGCTGATATcagtagaaaataattttatgCTTCCTGTAGGTGAATCTCAGCCCTTGAAATGGTTAGAAACAGATTACAGTTATAATTTTtgaaaaaactgttttcagtcATGAAACATTTGAAATCTCCAGATTT contains:
- the ZEB1 gene encoding zinc finger E-box-binding homeobox 1, giving the protein MADGPRCKRRKQANPRRNNVTNYNNVVEANSDSDDEDKLHIVEEESVTDAADCDASVPEDDLPTDHAVLPENSERDGSTNSCWEDEAGKETKEVLGPEAQTDEVGCTVKEDECDSDAENEQNHDPNVEEFLQQEDTAVIYPEAPEEDQRQGTPEASGQDENGTPDAFSQLLTCPYCDRGYKRFTSLKEHIKYRHEKNEDNFSCSLCSYTFAYRTQLDRHMTSHKSGRDQRHVTQSSGNRKFKCTECGKAFKYKHHLKEHLRIHSGEKPYECPNCKKRFSHSGSYSSHISSKKCIGLMPVNGRARSGLKTSQCSSPSLSASPGSPARPQIRQKIENKPLQEQLPVNQIKTEPVDYEFKPIVVASGINCSTPLQNGVFSSGSPLQATSSPQGVVQAVVLPTVGLVSPISINLSDIQNVLKVAVDGNVIRQVLENNHANLASKEQETISNASIQQAGHSLISAISLPLVDQDGTTKIIINYSLEQPSQLQVVPQNLKKENPVPTNSCKNEKLPEDLTVKSEKDKNFEGETNDSTCLLCDDCPGDLNALQELKHYEPKNPPQLPQSSGTEAEKSESPIPSDTGESNLSPGQPPLKNLLSLLKAYYALNAQPSAEELSKIADSVNLPLDVVKKWFEKMQAGQISVQSSGPSSPEQVKLSSPADNDDQAGPTNVSEPQDSTSNSQNPVSIKSQTLSEGSTQNGSRSCTPSPSPLNLSSSRNSQGYTYTAEGVQEEPQIEPLDLSLPKQHGELLERSTITSVYQNSVYSVQEEPLNLTCAKKEPQKDNSITDSDPIVNVIPPSANPINIAIPTVTAQLPTIVAITDQNSVPCLRALAANKQTILIPQVAYTYSTTVSPAVQETPPKQTQANGNQDERQDTSSEGVSNVEDQNDSDSTPPKKKMRKTENGMYACDLCDKIFQKSSSLLRHKYEHTGKRPHECGICKKAFKHKHHLIEHMRLHSGEKPYQCDKCGKRFSHSGSYSQHMNHRYSYCKREAEERDSTEQEETGQEVLNNEHVGARASPSQIDSDERESLTREEEEDSEKEEEEEEEKELEGLQEEKECRKLQEVEDEEEEGKTEGNKNDEAVNQGSNAEPEVIQNNGQVSEEKTNKA